In Lysinibacillus sp. FSL M8-0337, the following proteins share a genomic window:
- the hslV gene encoding ATP-dependent protease subunit HslV, translated as MGQIHATTIFAVHHNGGCAMAGDGQVTLGNAVVMKGTAKKVRRLFNGQVLAGFAGSVADAFTLFEMFEAKLNEYNGNLQRAAVEVAKQWRGDKMLRQLEAMLLVMDKSTLLLVSGTGEVIEPDDGILAIGSGGNYALSAGRALKKYAGETMTAREIAEAALETAAEICVFTNHNIIVEALN; from the coding sequence ATGGGACAAATCCATGCGACTACGATATTTGCGGTACATCACAACGGCGGGTGCGCTATGGCTGGCGATGGTCAAGTGACACTTGGCAATGCGGTTGTCATGAAAGGCACTGCAAAGAAGGTCAGACGTCTGTTTAATGGTCAGGTGTTAGCAGGCTTTGCAGGATCGGTAGCTGATGCATTTACACTTTTTGAAATGTTTGAAGCGAAGTTAAACGAATATAATGGGAATTTACAGCGAGCTGCTGTAGAAGTAGCAAAACAATGGCGCGGTGATAAAATGCTACGCCAATTAGAGGCGATGTTACTTGTGATGGATAAAAGTACACTACTCCTTGTATCTGGAACGGGAGAAGTAATCGAACCGGATGATGGTATTTTAGCGATCGGTTCTGGTGGGAATTATGCATTATCGGCAGGTCGTGCTCTAAAAAAATACGCAGGTGAAACAATGACTGCCCGAGAGATCGCGGAGGCAGCGTTAGAAACTGCCGCTGAAATTTGTGTATTTACAAACCATAATATTATCGTGGAGGCACTTAACTAA
- the hslU gene encoding ATP-dependent protease ATPase subunit HslU encodes MTPQNLTPRQITEHLDRFIVGQNEAKRAVAIALRNRYRRSLLADDMKAEVIPKNILMIGPTGVGKTEIARRIAKLTNAPFVKVEATKFTEVGYVGRDVESMVRDVVEASHRLVKEEMMESVKEQAEELANEAIVKLLVPSLRKKQAMQNPFEMLFGGKEQQTHDDTSSEETEVRSKRAQIAIDLRNGKLENEWVTVEVTEQSPSIFDALQGTGMDMSANSGMQDMLSSLMPKKQKKRRVQVKDARRILTIEEANKLIDADEVSQEAIARAEQSGIIFIDEIDKIASKDTNSSASVSREGVQRDILPIVEGSTVTTKYGAVKTDYMLFIAAGAFHMSKPSDLIPELQGRFPIRVELEKLTKQDFVRILKEPDQSLILQYKALLETEGVAIDFAENAIERIAEIATEVNQETDNIGARRLHTILERLLEELSFEASEIAPAQIEITAAYVDQKLAGIVKNKDLSQFIL; translated from the coding sequence ATGACACCACAAAACTTAACGCCAAGACAAATTACTGAGCATTTGGATCGTTTTATCGTAGGGCAAAATGAGGCGAAAAGAGCGGTAGCTATTGCATTACGAAATCGCTATCGTCGTTCTCTTCTAGCGGATGATATGAAGGCTGAAGTTATTCCAAAAAATATTTTAATGATTGGACCAACTGGAGTTGGGAAAACTGAAATTGCAAGAAGAATTGCAAAGCTAACGAATGCACCGTTCGTAAAGGTTGAAGCAACGAAATTTACCGAAGTGGGCTATGTTGGACGTGATGTGGAGTCTATGGTACGCGATGTTGTAGAGGCTTCTCATCGTTTAGTGAAAGAAGAAATGATGGAGTCTGTGAAGGAGCAAGCGGAAGAGTTGGCAAATGAAGCCATTGTAAAATTACTTGTCCCTTCTTTACGTAAAAAACAGGCTATGCAAAATCCGTTTGAAATGTTATTTGGTGGCAAAGAACAACAAACGCATGATGATACATCTTCTGAAGAAACGGAAGTGCGTTCAAAACGTGCGCAAATCGCAATTGATTTACGCAATGGCAAATTAGAAAATGAGTGGGTTACAGTTGAAGTAACGGAGCAAAGTCCGTCGATTTTTGATGCATTGCAAGGAACAGGAATGGATATGTCTGCAAATAGTGGTATGCAAGATATGTTGTCTAGCTTAATGCCTAAAAAACAGAAAAAACGCAGAGTGCAAGTAAAAGATGCACGTCGTATTTTAACTATAGAGGAAGCAAATAAGCTGATTGACGCAGATGAAGTGTCACAAGAAGCGATTGCTAGAGCAGAACAATCTGGGATTATATTTATTGATGAAATTGATAAAATCGCAAGCAAAGATACGAACTCTTCTGCTAGTGTTTCACGCGAGGGTGTTCAGCGCGACATTTTGCCGATTGTCGAAGGTTCTACTGTGACGACAAAGTATGGGGCGGTCAAAACAGACTATATGCTTTTCATTGCAGCAGGTGCTTTCCATATGTCAAAGCCGTCCGATTTAATTCCAGAATTACAAGGGCGATTCCCTATCCGTGTTGAATTAGAAAAATTAACGAAGCAAGATTTTGTTCGTATTTTAAAGGAACCAGATCAATCACTTATTTTGCAATATAAAGCATTGTTAGAAACAGAAGGTGTAGCAATTGATTTTGCAGAAAATGCAATTGAACGAATTGCAGAAATTGCTACAGAGGTTAACCAAGAAACCGATAATATTGGTGCACGTCGTTTGCATACCATTTTAGAACGTTTGTTAGAAGAATTATCGTTTGAAGCGTCTGAAATTGCACCGGCGCAAATCGAAATAACTGCTGCTTATGTTGACCAAAAGCTAGCGGGTATTGTAAAAAACAAAGATTTGTCACAGTTTATACTGTAG
- the codY gene encoding GTP-sensing pleiotropic transcriptional regulator CodY: protein MNLLEKTRKINSMLQASAGKPVNFKEMADTLGDIIDSNVYIVSRKGKLLGISIHQQIENERMKKMFEERQFPEEYTHSLFTISETSSNLDINNEHTAFPVENKDLFQSALTTIVPIVGGGERLGTLILARLSAQFEDDDLILAEYGATVVGMEILREKSEEIEEEARSKAVVQMAINSLSYSELEAIEHIFEELDGNEGLLVASKIADRVGITRSVIVNALRKLESAGVIESRSLGMKGTYIKVLNDKFLNALAEIKMK from the coding sequence ATGAACTTATTAGAAAAAACACGTAAAATTAACTCGATGCTCCAAGCATCTGCAGGTAAGCCAGTAAACTTTAAAGAAATGGCTGACACACTAGGTGATATTATTGACAGCAATGTTTATATTGTCAGCCGTAAAGGGAAGCTTCTAGGTATTTCAATTCACCAACAAATTGAAAATGAGCGTATGAAAAAAATGTTCGAAGAGCGTCAATTCCCAGAAGAATATACACATAGCTTATTTACAATTTCAGAAACATCTTCAAACTTAGATATAAACAATGAACATACTGCGTTCCCTGTAGAAAATAAAGATTTATTCCAAAGCGCTTTAACAACAATCGTTCCAATCGTTGGTGGTGGTGAACGTTTAGGTACTTTAATTTTAGCGCGTTTATCCGCTCAATTTGAAGATGATGATTTAATTTTAGCTGAATACGGTGCAACAGTAGTTGGTATGGAAATTTTACGTGAGAAATCAGAAGAGATTGAAGAAGAAGCACGTAGCAAAGCTGTTGTACAAATGGCGATTAACTCACTTTCATATAGTGAATTAGAAGCGATTGAACATATTTTTGAAGAGCTAGACGGTAACGAAGGTTTATTAGTTGCTTCAAAAATTGCTGACCGCGTAGGTATTACACGTTCAGTAATCGTCAATGCATTACGTAAACTAGAATCTGCGGGTGTCATTGAATCACGCTCTCTAGGTATGAAGGGAACTTACATTAAAGTATTAAACGATAAGTTCTTAAATGCGCTAGCTGAAATTAAAATGAAATAA
- the flgB gene encoding flagellar basal body rod protein FlgB produces MNLFGGTISSLENGLSYATLNHKTIANNIANVDTPNYKAKSVSFKDMLENEKQTSISAYRTDIRHYDFEIKQSTPGVHNIAGLRYRNNGNAVDMDAEQTKLAENQIYYNALIDRVNGKLNTLNTVIKGGK; encoded by the coding sequence TTGAACTTATTTGGAGGAACTATTAGTAGCCTGGAAAACGGACTTTCCTATGCAACTTTGAATCATAAAACAATCGCAAATAACATTGCGAATGTCGATACACCAAATTATAAGGCGAAAAGTGTAAGTTTTAAGGATATGTTGGAGAATGAGAAACAAACATCTATTTCGGCATATCGCACAGATATTAGACATTATGATTTCGAAATAAAACAATCGACACCAGGTGTTCATAATATTGCTGGCTTACGATATCGAAATAACGGAAATGCTGTAGATATGGATGCTGAACAAACGAAATTAGCAGAAAATCAAATCTACTACAATGCTTTAATCGACCGTGTAAATGGTAAGTTAAATACACTCAATACAGTTATTAAAGGAGGTAAGTAA
- the flgC gene encoding flagellar basal body rod protein FlgC — protein sequence MSIFHGMNTTASALTAQRLRMDVISSNMANMDTTRAKQVNGEWEPYRRKSVTFSAQEGQFSKFLNVAIGKNAKGGVGNGVKVSRIKEDTETPFKLVYDPTHPDANAEGYVNMPNVDPLKEMVDLMSATRSYEANITVLNANKSMLTKALEIGK from the coding sequence ATGTCTATTTTTCATGGAATGAATACCACTGCCTCTGCTTTAACAGCACAAAGGTTGCGCATGGATGTTATTTCTTCCAATATGGCAAACATGGATACTACCCGTGCTAAGCAAGTAAATGGGGAATGGGAGCCTTACCGACGGAAGTCTGTCACTTTTTCCGCGCAAGAAGGGCAATTTTCAAAGTTTCTTAATGTAGCAATCGGAAAAAATGCTAAAGGTGGCGTGGGGAATGGCGTGAAAGTATCACGAATTAAGGAAGATACAGAAACACCTTTCAAATTAGTGTATGATCCGACACATCCAGATGCTAATGCAGAAGGCTATGTCAACATGCCAAATGTTGACCCGTTAAAAGAAATGGTAGATTTAATGTCTGCTACGCGTTCTTACGAGGCCAACATAACGGTTTTAAATGCAAATAAGTCAATGCTGACAAAGGCGTTGGAGATTGGTAAATAA
- the fliE gene encoding flagellar hook-basal body complex protein FliE, whose translation MAISSVSLMTPTQVVNETNKLNTTPYEAQQSFANSLKEAIAKVNDQQITSDNLTQKLITGGDVELHEVMIASQKASITLNATLEVRNKVIEAYQEIMRMSV comes from the coding sequence ATGGCAATTTCGTCCGTTTCACTAATGACACCTACTCAGGTTGTAAATGAAACAAATAAACTAAATACGACACCTTACGAAGCGCAACAAAGCTTTGCGAATTCGTTAAAAGAGGCAATAGCGAAAGTGAATGATCAGCAAATCACTTCTGATAATTTAACACAAAAGCTAATAACTGGTGGAGATGTGGAGTTGCACGAAGTAATGATTGCATCTCAAAAGGCGAGCATTACATTAAACGCAACACTTGAAGTTCGCAATAAGGTGATTGAAGCTTACCAAGAAATAATGCGAATGAGTGTCTAA
- the fliF gene encoding flagellar basal-body MS-ring/collar protein FliF: MNERLTKIKTDTSQFWKSRSKTQKIVMLSSVVGVIALAAIITFFATKTTYVPLYKDLSTREIGQVKEALDSQGVKYEIAPGGTSILVPQEQVDSLLVQLASEGYPQTGTIDYSFANSSGFGMTDNEFNLLKKAATETEIAKLIKNLEGVKDAKVMITLPEEGVFIQDVKEDATASIVLNTDPGYKFTEQQIATMYNLVSKSIPNLKTDNIVISNQFSEYFDLNAATTDGTSTTTAEGQLQMKKLVERDLQRQVQNMLGTLMGQDKVIVSVTTDIDFKKENREENLVTPVDEENMAGIAISAQRISEQYSGTGNAAMGTPEAETTTDNFTTYNEGATGNGDYERTEETINNDVNRIRKDIQEAPYKIQDIGIQVIVEPPTATDAASLPDGVQQDIEKILSTIVRTTISKDVAAELTQEQIDEKVAVSVQALNGKVADTADETPVIPWWVWVVGGILLAVILLLAFFIIRSRKRAKEEEELSILEEQEELMIDDINEEIETEATMRRKQLEKMAKEKPDDFAKLLRSWIAED, translated from the coding sequence ATGAATGAACGATTGACGAAAATAAAAACCGACACCAGCCAATTTTGGAAAAGTCGGAGTAAAACACAAAAAATAGTAATGCTTAGTTCTGTAGTAGGTGTGATAGCACTTGCAGCTATCATTACGTTTTTTGCAACAAAAACTACATATGTTCCGCTCTATAAAGATTTATCCACAAGAGAAATCGGGCAAGTAAAAGAAGCTTTGGATTCTCAAGGTGTAAAATATGAAATTGCCCCAGGAGGCACATCTATATTAGTGCCCCAAGAACAGGTAGATTCATTATTGGTGCAACTAGCATCAGAAGGATATCCACAGACTGGAACAATTGATTACTCTTTTGCTAATAGTTCTGGCTTCGGTATGACGGACAATGAATTCAATTTATTGAAAAAAGCTGCAACTGAAACAGAAATCGCTAAGCTAATCAAAAATCTAGAGGGCGTAAAAGATGCAAAAGTGATGATTACTCTGCCTGAAGAAGGAGTTTTCATACAGGATGTAAAAGAAGATGCAACTGCATCCATTGTATTGAACACAGATCCTGGCTATAAGTTTACAGAACAACAAATTGCAACAATGTACAACTTAGTTTCAAAAAGTATTCCGAATTTAAAAACAGATAACATTGTGATCTCGAATCAATTCTCAGAGTACTTTGATTTAAATGCTGCAACAACAGATGGTACATCGACAACTACAGCTGAAGGTCAATTACAAATGAAGAAATTGGTTGAACGTGACTTACAACGTCAAGTGCAAAATATGCTAGGGACACTGATGGGACAAGATAAAGTAATTGTTTCGGTTACAACAGACATTGACTTTAAAAAGGAAAATCGTGAAGAAAACTTAGTAACACCAGTTGATGAAGAGAATATGGCAGGGATTGCGATTAGTGCCCAACGTATTTCAGAGCAATATTCTGGTACTGGTAATGCAGCAATGGGTACACCTGAAGCTGAAACAACAACAGATAATTTCACAACATACAATGAGGGTGCAACAGGAAATGGTGATTACGAACGTACGGAAGAAACGATCAATAATGACGTCAACCGTATTCGTAAAGATATTCAAGAAGCACCATATAAAATTCAAGACATTGGCATCCAAGTAATTGTGGAGCCACCAACAGCTACAGACGCAGCATCACTACCTGATGGTGTACAACAAGACATTGAGAAAATTTTAAGTACTATTGTTCGTACGACAATTTCAAAGGATGTAGCAGCGGAACTTACTCAAGAGCAAATTGATGAAAAAGTGGCTGTTTCTGTCCAAGCGTTAAATGGTAAGGTAGCTGATACTGCTGATGAAACACCTGTTATCCCATGGTGGGTTTGGGTAGTTGGAGGTATTTTACTAGCTGTTATTCTATTACTTGCATTCTTTATTATCCGTTCACGTAAACGTGCGAAGGAAGAAGAAGAGTTAAGTATCCTAGAAGAACAAGAAGAATTGATGATTGATGATATTAATGAAGAAATTGAAACGGAAGCTACAATGCGTCGTAAGCAACTTGAAAAAATGGCGAAAGAAAAGCCTGATGATTTTGCAAAGTTACTGCGTAGTTGGATTGCGGAAGACTAA
- the fliG gene encoding flagellar motor switch protein FliG: MSKKDKELTGKQKAALLLISLGPEVSASVYKHLTEEEIERLTLEISSVKKVEANVKEEIIEEFHNIALAQDYITQGGIGYAKTVLEKALGIEQAQTIINRLTSSLQVRPFDFARRADPAQIFNFIQNEHPQTIALILSYLEAGQAGVILSSLPQEVQADIAKRIAMMESTSPEVISEIESVLERKLSSTVTQDYTETGGIDAVVEVLNGVDRQTEKTILDALEIQDPELAEEIKKRMFVFEDIVTLDNRSIQRVIRDCENEDLLLSMKVSSEEVKDIIFRNMSQRMADTFKEEMEIMGPVRLRDVEEAQSRIVAVIRRLEDAGEIIIARGGGDDVIV; this comes from the coding sequence GTGTCCAAGAAAGATAAGGAATTAACCGGAAAACAAAAGGCCGCACTCTTGTTAATTTCACTAGGGCCTGAGGTTTCAGCTTCTGTCTATAAACATTTAACTGAGGAAGAAATTGAACGTTTAACGTTAGAAATTTCAAGTGTTAAAAAAGTAGAAGCAAATGTAAAAGAAGAAATTATTGAAGAATTCCACAATATTGCACTTGCGCAAGATTATATTACACAAGGCGGTATTGGCTACGCGAAGACGGTATTAGAGAAAGCACTAGGTATTGAACAAGCTCAAACAATCATTAATCGTTTGACTTCTTCCTTACAAGTGCGCCCATTCGACTTTGCACGTAGAGCAGATCCTGCACAAATTTTTAACTTTATTCAAAATGAACATCCACAAACAATTGCCCTTATTCTTTCTTATTTAGAAGCAGGACAGGCGGGTGTTATTTTATCTTCATTACCACAAGAAGTACAAGCTGATATAGCTAAGCGTATCGCAATGATGGAGTCAACTTCACCAGAAGTAATTAGTGAAATCGAGTCTGTCTTAGAACGTAAACTATCTTCAACTGTGACGCAAGACTACACAGAAACAGGTGGTATAGATGCAGTCGTTGAAGTATTAAATGGTGTAGACCGACAAACGGAAAAAACGATTCTCGATGCACTCGAAATTCAAGACCCAGAGCTTGCTGAAGAAATCAAAAAACGCATGTTTGTATTCGAAGATATCGTTACGCTTGACAACCGTTCGATTCAGCGTGTTATCCGTGATTGTGAAAACGAAGATTTACTCCTTTCAATGAAAGTGTCAAGCGAAGAAGTAAAAGATATTATCTTCCGAAATATGTCACAACGAATGGCAGATACTTTCAAAGAAGAAATGGAAATTATGGGGCCAGTTCGTTTGCGTGACGTAGAAGAAGCTCAATCGCGAATTGTTGCTGTTATTCGTCGCTTAGAGGATGCTGGTGAGATTATTATTGCACGTGGTGGAGGAGATGACGTCATTGTCTAG
- the fliH gene encoding flagellar assembly protein FliH → MTSLSRIIRSVYTQSNGDNVKKIQIRDMFDIPEMETDETSHHQMTMEDVFAERDRLLAEARAGIQAARQAFEQEKQMHFQEIEHMKQSWEEERPNRVQEAYDEGYGQGYEDGTNRATEAMAQSLQTANEIIAQAGENAKKYIQDQEAIILELGLTAAERIIGTSLEQNNELYLSIVHRGLKEAREMKEIKIYVSPTYYGLITSNRDELAEMFPTDVPFMIFVNEDFANETDCYIETNHGRIVVSIDEQLNELRIKLLEILESKE, encoded by the coding sequence ATGACGTCATTGTCTAGAATCATCCGTTCTGTATACACACAGTCCAATGGCGATAATGTAAAGAAGATACAAATTCGTGATATGTTTGATATACCCGAAATGGAAACAGATGAAACATCTCATCATCAAATGACAATGGAAGATGTATTTGCCGAACGTGATCGCTTACTTGCAGAGGCTCGAGCTGGAATTCAAGCGGCACGACAAGCCTTTGAACAAGAGAAGCAAATGCACTTCCAAGAAATTGAGCATATGAAACAAAGCTGGGAAGAAGAACGCCCAAATCGTGTACAAGAAGCGTATGATGAAGGGTATGGTCAAGGCTATGAGGATGGTACAAACAGAGCCACAGAAGCAATGGCGCAATCCCTTCAAACAGCGAATGAAATCATTGCACAAGCTGGGGAAAATGCAAAAAAATATATCCAAGATCAAGAAGCAATTATTTTGGAACTAGGCTTAACTGCTGCAGAACGTATTATAGGGACTTCATTAGAGCAAAACAATGAACTATATCTATCCATTGTTCATAGAGGTCTTAAAGAAGCGAGAGAAATGAAAGAAATTAAAATCTACGTTTCTCCTACATATTATGGCTTAATTACATCTAATCGTGATGAATTGGCAGAAATGTTCCCCACAGACGTACCATTTATGATTTTTGTTAATGAGGATTTTGCAAACGAAACAGATTGCTATATCGAAACAAATCATGGTCGGATAGTTGTCAGTATTGACGAGCAATTAAATGAATTAAGAATCAAGCTACTTGAAATATTAGAAAGTAAGGAATGA
- the fliI gene encoding flagellar protein export ATPase FliI: MKTAQLIEHIPNIPTFKKFGRVTRVVGLMIESQGPDSSIGDVCKIHVETSKNGHQIILAEVVGFKDEIVVLMPYTSLREISIGCLVEGTGAPLEIKVGPELIGKVLDSMGNPIDGTLLPKGLMSVPTEQDPPNPLTRPPINERLEVGVKAIDGMLTVGNGQRVGIFAGSGVGKSTLLGMIARNTQADLNVIALVGERGREVREFIERDLGSEGLSRSIVVAATSDQPALMRIKGAFTATAIAEYFRNRGLNVMLMMDSVTRVAMAQREIGLATGEPPAQKGYTPSVFAILPKLLERTGTNEKGSITAFYTVLVDGDDMNEPIADTVRGILDGHIVLDRNLANKGQYPAINVLKSVSRLMNHVAEPAHKKAAERLRELYYTYDKSEDLINIGAYKRGTSKEIDEAIHYEPLITAYLKQGYLDKVTLEESMNELITLSNGGGK, encoded by the coding sequence ATGAAAACGGCTCAATTAATCGAACATATTCCAAATATACCGACTTTCAAAAAGTTTGGTAGAGTAACGAGAGTTGTCGGCTTAATGATTGAGTCGCAAGGTCCCGATAGTTCCATCGGTGATGTGTGTAAAATTCATGTTGAAACGTCAAAAAACGGTCATCAAATCATTTTAGCAGAGGTTGTTGGCTTCAAAGATGAAATTGTTGTTTTGATGCCTTATACCTCGCTTCGAGAAATATCGATTGGTTGCTTAGTAGAAGGAACAGGGGCACCGCTTGAAATTAAAGTTGGACCAGAGTTAATTGGGAAAGTTCTAGATTCAATGGGGAATCCTATTGATGGCACTTTGTTACCGAAAGGATTAATGTCTGTACCGACAGAACAAGACCCACCCAATCCCCTTACTCGTCCGCCTATTAACGAAAGACTTGAGGTTGGAGTAAAAGCAATTGATGGAATGTTAACTGTCGGCAACGGACAACGTGTAGGTATCTTCGCCGGCTCTGGGGTAGGTAAAAGTACATTACTAGGTATGATTGCGCGCAATACACAAGCTGATTTAAATGTCATTGCGTTAGTTGGAGAGCGTGGCCGTGAGGTGCGCGAATTTATTGAAAGAGATTTAGGATCTGAAGGGTTAAGCCGTTCAATCGTTGTGGCAGCTACGTCAGATCAACCTGCGCTAATGCGTATTAAAGGAGCATTTACTGCAACGGCCATTGCAGAGTACTTTAGAAATCGTGGCTTAAATGTCATGTTGATGATGGACTCCGTGACGCGTGTTGCAATGGCACAGCGGGAAATAGGGCTTGCAACAGGTGAACCCCCTGCTCAAAAAGGCTATACGCCATCTGTATTTGCGATTTTACCAAAATTATTAGAGCGCACTGGGACAAATGAAAAAGGTTCGATTACTGCCTTTTACACAGTATTAGTTGACGGTGATGATATGAACGAGCCTATTGCTGATACTGTGCGAGGTATTTTAGACGGACATATTGTACTTGACCGAAACCTCGCTAATAAGGGCCAATATCCTGCTATTAATGTGCTGAAAAGTGTCAGTCGTTTAATGAATCATGTGGCAGAGCCAGCGCATAAAAAAGCGGCCGAGCGTTTACGTGAGCTTTATTATACATATGACAAATCAGAGGACTTAATTAATATCGGTGCCTATAAGCGTGGGACATCCAAAGAGATTGATGAGGCCATTCATTATGAACCGCTCATTACGGCTTATTTAAAGCAAGGGTATTTAGATAAGGTGACGCTTGAGGAAAGTATGAATGAGTTGATTACATTATCGAACGGTGGTGGCAAGTAG
- the fliJ gene encoding flagellar export protein FliJ, which produces MVSYMYRFEKVLTIREQEKNETEIAYKESVRSFEEVATKLYDLLKKKENLIEFQQERLVVGSSIEEIHHYARFIDSLEKTIADVQQKVVQARSKMNWYEEKLLEKNLEVRKFEKMREKDYKSFQQEQDRIESIFLDEISSLTYFKKEIR; this is translated from the coding sequence TTGGTAAGTTATATGTATCGTTTTGAAAAAGTGCTAACCATTCGAGAACAAGAAAAAAATGAAACTGAAATTGCCTATAAAGAATCTGTTCGTTCTTTTGAAGAGGTTGCAACAAAGTTGTATGACTTGCTGAAAAAGAAAGAGAATTTAATAGAATTTCAGCAAGAACGTTTAGTTGTAGGATCATCAATAGAGGAAATTCATCACTATGCTCGTTTTATTGATAGCCTTGAAAAGACTATTGCCGACGTACAACAAAAAGTTGTACAGGCACGTTCTAAAATGAATTGGTACGAAGAAAAACTATTAGAAAAAAACTTGGAAGTACGTAAATTTGAAAAAATGCGTGAAAAAGATTATAAGTCTTTTCAACAAGAACAAGATCGCATTGAGAGCATATTTTTAGATGAAATTTCTTCACTTACGTATTTCAAGAAAGAAATCAGGTGA
- a CDS encoding flagellar hook-length control protein FliK, which yields MNIAMLNMTASKVNTASPKAVSASNAEVKTNAGTAQDKVSRFGSVFGQVVASTNQQNNISQSSETQDNDKLAELEELLNTQSIEELLDLLEIPHDEGLLMLQIGEDGKAVAMDEMLNLDNLMAALNVDKEQLQKLVQQLLGEEQQASDVWELLTLVDAQAPVLQTQLVAALQGEGQVTPEEATTLLQVLKLTQLVGQKTDLTMSQENSLSNVQQFLTTLQTQIETIQTAQQVTTKTTVTLPLQGFQQVIQQVQVTKQSDTNANEMVTANTVQTKADTFQVTLPTAKPAQSEALLKEMQAIINKAQISNAQGITRLTLKLYPENLGTIRIELVQNDGVLTARLLASTAHGRELLDSQAHQLKQAFVQQNIQVERLDIAQSLQDADRQQRDQHFFNNFFKRQQQEEQEQQNEDNEESMSFHDYLEIEEV from the coding sequence ATGAATATTGCAATGTTGAATATGACGGCTTCTAAAGTAAATACTGCTTCGCCGAAAGCTGTGTCAGCTAGTAATGCTGAAGTAAAAACAAATGCAGGGACAGCTCAAGATAAAGTATCAAGATTTGGTTCTGTATTTGGACAAGTAGTAGCTTCAACGAACCAGCAAAATAACATATCACAAAGCAGTGAAACACAAGACAACGATAAGTTAGCTGAACTAGAGGAATTATTAAATACTCAATCTATCGAGGAATTGTTAGATTTGTTAGAAATTCCGCATGACGAAGGCTTGTTAATGCTTCAAATAGGGGAAGATGGCAAAGCAGTAGCTATGGATGAGATGTTGAATTTAGACAATTTAATGGCTGCATTGAATGTAGATAAAGAGCAACTTCAGAAATTGGTTCAACAACTTCTAGGGGAAGAACAGCAAGCGAGCGATGTATGGGAGCTACTCACTTTAGTAGACGCTCAAGCACCTGTGTTACAGACACAGTTGGTAGCTGCTTTACAAGGGGAAGGACAAGTAACGCCCGAAGAGGCTACAACCCTACTTCAAGTATTAAAACTAACACAATTGGTTGGACAAAAAACAGATTTAACAATGTCTCAAGAAAATAGCTTGTCAAACGTTCAACAATTTTTAACAACGTTGCAAACGCAAATTGAAACGATTCAAACTGCACAACAAGTTACCACAAAAACAACCGTTACATTGCCGTTGCAAGGTTTCCAACAAGTCATTCAGCAAGTACAAGTGACGAAACAAAGCGATACAAATGCTAATGAAATGGTGACAGCAAATACAGTACAAACAAAAGCAGATACATTCCAAGTAACTTTGCCAACAGCTAAGCCAGCTCAATCGGAAGCATTACTGAAAGAAATGCAGGCAATCATCAATAAAGCTCAAATTTCTAATGCGCAAGGGATTACACGTTTAACATTAAAATTATATCCTGAAAATCTTGGTACAATTCGAATCGAGCTTGTCCAAAATGACGGTGTTTTAACTGCGCGTCTACTAGCATCTACTGCGCACGGGCGTGAACTGCTTGACAGTCAAGCACATCAATTAAAGCAAGCATTTGTTCAGCAAAATATCCAAGTGGAGCGACTCGATATTGCACAGTCGTTGCAGGATGCTGATAGACAACAGCGAGATCAACACTTCTTTAACAACTTCTTTAAGCGACAACAGCAAGAAGAACAAGAGCAACAAAATGAGGATAACGAAGAGAGTATGTCCTTCCATGATTATTTAGAAATTGAGGAGGTGTAA